The following proteins are co-located in the Polystyrenella longa genome:
- a CDS encoding 2-phosphosulfolactate phosphatase, whose amino-acid sequence METHSSDSPYLYSFDPWPDIEVHTEWGETGTALASERGDLVVIVDVLSFSTTLAVACGHGATILVYSTEELEIMGGRDQATRDLNAEIISRTRTSDPAFFSLSPASLSRCPNGTRLIVTSLNGARCVAHAGARLPSVIGSLRNKTATARYIIHLLQTNPNIQRVTLVSCGEHWSSILPEQNGWRPALEDQIGAGAIVSELGECGLSLSAESQSANAIWQSVKSEISEALLSSVSGRELVEKGFQEDVLLAAEVDNEKFAVVETKPGSREFKAFH is encoded by the coding sequence ATGGAAACCCATTCCTCTGATTCACCTTACTTATATTCTTTTGATCCATGGCCTGACATCGAAGTTCATACCGAATGGGGTGAGACTGGTACCGCACTTGCCAGTGAAAGAGGCGACTTGGTCGTAATCGTGGATGTACTTTCATTTTCGACGACACTGGCAGTTGCTTGCGGTCATGGCGCGACTATTCTCGTCTATTCCACTGAAGAACTCGAAATAATGGGAGGTCGCGACCAAGCAACAAGAGACTTGAATGCCGAAATCATCTCTAGAACGAGAACCTCTGATCCAGCGTTTTTTTCTCTCTCACCAGCTAGTTTGTCACGGTGCCCGAACGGAACTCGTTTAATTGTGACATCACTGAACGGAGCCCGTTGTGTGGCTCACGCAGGAGCCAGGCTTCCCAGCGTCATCGGTTCGCTGAGAAACAAAACAGCTACTGCCCGATACATAATTCACCTCTTGCAAACAAACCCGAACATCCAGCGAGTTACTCTCGTTTCCTGTGGAGAACATTGGTCATCTATTCTTCCCGAACAGAATGGATGGCGTCCGGCACTTGAGGACCAGATCGGCGCTGGTGCTATTGTGTCGGAGTTGGGCGAATGCGGCTTATCCCTCTCAGCGGAATCACAATCAGCCAATGCTATATGGCAATCTGTGAAATCGGAGATTTCGGAGGCATTGCTGTCGTCAGTAAGCGGACGGGAACTCGTAGAGAAAGGCTTCCAAGAAGACGTACTATTGGCTGCCGAAGTCGACAATGAAAAATTTGCCGTCGTCGAAACCAAGCCGGGAAGTCGCGAGTTTAAAGCGTTCCACTAA
- the lptE gene encoding LPS assembly lipoprotein LptE, protein MLTRLRHIVLFLCPEENIFRRVGVRQCCAMVFLIGLLSAAGCGYRVGSPHPPQYRTVAVPMFKTNSYRRGLEYQLTEAVQKEIQSQSHLRLAKEPYADTRLVGTIVEVRKDVLGETSFDDPRELQLSVAVEMKWEDARTGQVISQNTIPLNGQTTHLIANAEFAPEVGHSLATATKDAVDGLARQIVEGMEAPW, encoded by the coding sequence ATGTTAACCCGTCTCCGACACATCGTCCTGTTCCTCTGTCCGGAAGAAAATATCTTTCGTCGGGTCGGCGTACGGCAATGTTGCGCGATGGTGTTCCTGATTGGTTTATTAAGCGCGGCAGGTTGCGGTTATCGCGTCGGTTCACCGCATCCTCCTCAGTACCGGACGGTCGCCGTCCCGATGTTCAAAACGAACAGCTATCGGCGTGGTCTCGAGTATCAATTGACCGAAGCGGTGCAAAAAGAGATTCAATCCCAGTCGCATCTTCGTCTGGCGAAAGAACCCTACGCCGACACACGACTGGTCGGGACGATTGTCGAAGTTCGCAAAGATGTCCTGGGTGAAACCTCGTTTGACGATCCACGGGAACTGCAGCTCTCTGTGGCCGTCGAAATGAAATGGGAAGATGCCCGAACAGGGCAGGTCATTTCGCAGAACACGATCCCCCTGAATGGACAGACGACGCACCTGATCGCCAACGCCGAGTTCGCCCCGGAAGTGGGCCACAGCCTCGCCACTGCCACTAAAGACGCCGTCGACGGCCTCGCCCGCCAGATCGTCGAAGGCATGGAAGCCCCCTGGTAA